The following DNA comes from Amycolatopsis solani.
AAGAATCCCGCCGCAGCGCGTCGATGACCTGGCCCGGGTCCGCGTCGAAGCGGCCACCCACCGCCCGCACCGCGCGCAGCAGCACGATCCGGGTCTGGGCCATCCGGGAGACCTCGTACGGCAGGACACCCGTCAGGACGTCCAGCACGAGACGTCGCCGCGTCGCGCCGGCCAGTGCTTTCTCGCGGCGCCAGGAGCGCTCCGGGTCGTCCTCGTCCATGAAGTGCTCGATCAGCGGCTCGGCGACCACCCGGTACGGGTTCAGGATCCCCGGCTGGGCGTTGAGCAGGTTGATCGGCCGCGCGTACGGGCGCAGCTCCGGCAGGTCGCACAGCCGCGACAGCGGGCCGGAGGGGTCGAGGATCGTCCAGTTCGCCCCCGCGCGCAGCGTCTTGTAGACGATGCCGCCGCCGAGGAACGACTTGCCGCCACCCAGGCCCGCGACCATCGCCGTCAGGCCGGAGCCGTCGCGGATCTCCTGGGCCATCCACGGGTCCCAGGCCACCGGACGGCGGGTCGCCGTGCACGTCTCGCCGAGCAGGATGCCGCGGCGGTCGCCGACCTCCGCCGTCGCCGTCGGGACCGCCGAAGCGCTCCAGACGACCGAGCCGCGGCGCATGTACGCCGCCGAGGCCAGCGGCTCGCCCGGGATGAACTCCCTGGCCAGCGCGTACTGGGCTTCGGGGTGCTCGATGGCGATCTTCGGCTTGTACAGGTCGAGCAGCTGCTGGGCCAGGCGCAGCGCGTCGCGCTCGGTCGGGCCGGACACCGCCAGCCGCCACCACGAGCGCACGCGGGTGGCGAGCGCGGTGAAGCCCGACGTCATCTCGTCGTCGATCTCCAGCACGCGCCCGGCCTGCCGCGACAGCGACTGCGGCGGCTCCAGCTCGTGCTCGTCGGTGTAGTGCTTGACCTGCGAGCGGACCTTGTTCATCTGGCGCTGCAGCTCGCCGGCGACCTCTTCGGGCCGCCGGACGTAGATGCGCGCGGACACCTCGACCGCGGCGGGCAGGCGGTCGGCGTGCTGGATCCACGGGTCGTCGACCTCGGGGATCTGCAGGCCGTGCATCTGCCCGACGGTCAGCACCGCCAGGTGCCGCGAGACGCCGGCGTTGGAGCCGGTGCGGCCGCGGACGGTCACCGTCGGCGCGTACGGCTCGGCGTAGAAGTCGGCCGCGTCGGTGAAGCTGGCCAGGTCCTCCGGCTCCCAGGCCGCGCCCGGCACGGCGGGCATGTTCCGCGGCGCGGGCAGGCCGAGGGAGCACGAGCGGTGCATCAGCCAGGACATCTCCTCGGCGTGCACCGGACGGCCTTCCAGCCCGGCGCTGCCGATGACCTGGTCGAGGTGCTCGACCTCGGAGTCCAGCGCGCTCAGCTCGGCGTCGACGGCCTCGGGCAGGATCTTGCGCAGCACCGGCGCGGCGCGCTCGACCGCGCGGTCGACCATCCGCCGGGTCTGCACCTGGACGCCGATGTAGACCTCTTTTTCGGCCATCGAGCGGCCCATGAGCTGCTGCTGCTCGCCGATCAGGTAGTCGTCGAACGACATCGCGCCCGGCACGTCCTGGGGGCGGTTGTGGGCGTTGTAGACGTGCGCCTCGGCCCACATCCGGATCGGGTACGGCCGGTTCGTGACGCGCAGGTGCAGCCAGCGGCCCTGCAGCTCGGCGTACTGGCCGGCGATGGCCGCGATCAGGTCGCGCCGCTGCGAGTCCGAGCGGAACGACCAGCGCTGCGGCGCGAGCCGGTACCAGGCGTAGACCTCGAACCCGGTGCGGACCAGGTGCCCGTCGATGCTTCGCACCGCGATCGACGGGGTATACGCGGGAATCGCCTGCTCCCCGGTCAAGCGCCGGGTCTTGCCACCCGAGCCGTTCCGCGACGCGCGGACCTGCTCGGGCGGTTGCCACGCGCCCGAGTGTGCGTCCCGACCCCGTTTTCCTCGGCTATCGCCGCGACCGAACAACGACTACCTCCCGGCCCGGGCCGCGTTGCCGCGGCCCCGGCGCGCTCGTGGTGCTCCCTGGTGAACCGGCGCGGTGGCGCGGCGCGCCCCCGTCGAGGGTGGCATGGGCGGAGCCGCACCCGGCTGGCCGCCGTGGTGCTGGTACTGCCGCCTCCGGCGGTGCTTCGGCAGCGGGCGCTCGGCCCGCACCCGGACCCGGCTGGCGCTCACCGCGCCGCCCGTGCCCGTGGTCAGTTCTCTCGGGGTGTTGAGCTCGCGCCCCGCCATCGCCACCACGGCGCCGAGCGGGCGCTCGTGGCTGATCTTGGCGGTCAGCAGCCGGGTCACGACGATGGTGGCGACGAACGCCCACGCCGTCGAAAAGAACCCGAAGCTCCAGCCCGCCCAGCGTTCGACGCCGAGCACGACGAAGAACGTCGGGATGCCGATGAGCCAGGCGACGTACCGGGCTCTCCAGGGAAAAGTCGCTTTCGGGGGGCCGAGCCACACGGCGTCGACCCGGTAGACCTCGTCATCCGTCCTGATGCGCACGCGGGCCCCGCCTCAGCCGGTGAACAGGCCGGCGATCCACTGGCCCACGTTGACGCCGGCGCCGCTGACCGCGAGTCCGATGATGGCGAGCGCGATGACGACACCGGCGAGCCGGCGCATGACACCGGCGTTGTCGCCCTTGCCGCCACCGAGCCAGAGCAGGAGGAGCGCTACGGCCAACAGCACCAGCGGAATGATGTTGTCGATCAGCCAGGTGCGCACGTTTCCCGTGCCCAGCTCGCCGGCGGCCAGCGTGTCGAGGGTGGTCAAGGTCGTCATCGCGATACTCCCGGTGCGCGGTGGGGGCCGCGCGGTTCTGGCTCAGGCGGTGCTTCGAACAACATCATGGGGGCTACGAGGGGTAGTGGTCAAAGCGCGCTGCGTGAATACCGGCTGCCTCTTCAACCGGTGCGGTGCGCGTGGCACACGAAATCTCCACGCCCACCATCATCGCGGCAAGGGCCCTCGGGTTGAACCCCGGCCACCCATACTTCTCAGTGTGCTGACGAACTCACCCCAATGCCCGGGATTTGCTCACTGTGGGTACTGGCACCGTGGCCGGTGTGCGGCCTGGAACAGTGTGACATGACCCGAACGGCCGTGTCGCACGAGTCCGTTCTGTGACAACCCTTCGGCCGGTCGGCGGCCATCTCGATCTTGAGAGGCTGGGCCGTCCGTCACAGGGCGCGCTGGACTTCACACATTTTTCACTACATAGCGTGATCATTTCTTTACACCCCTGGTGGGCTCGACCACCACGAGCCGAGCCCACCAGGGATCACCTCGGGGCAGTCAGCCGGCGACCTTCGGAAGGACGCGGGCGGCGACCAAGTCGTGCATGACCGCGGCCAAGTCCGGCCCTCGAACCAAAAGGACCACCGCGGCCAGAGCAACCAAGGTGATCGCGATCCTGCCGAGCAGGTGCACATATTCAGTACAACGTCGATGCAACTTCTTGCTGGCCAAGATTTTGACCACTGCCCACCAGAAGGTGTGACGAGGCTCCGAGGCTGGGCCACGTCGTCTGCTGCCGTTAGTCTTGGACATGCGGCATTCTCCTGCTCGTTAGTCGCGTGCGGATTTGTCGTGGTGGGGCGTCGCCTGTTGCAGCAGGGGGCGCCCCGTTTGCTTGAGCCGACAGCTTCACGCTGTCCGGGTAGCTTCGAACACCATCATGGAAGCTACGAGCTGTAGTGGTCAAAGCGCGCTGCGTAAACGACAGCTGCCTTGTCAACCGGTGCGGTGCGCCTGGCCCACCAAAACTCCACGCCCACACCATCGTGACGAGGGCTCTCAGGGGCAAACCCGGCCACCCGAAATTCTCGACGCACTAACGAACTCACCCCGACGCCCGGCATTTGTTCACCGTGAGTGCCGACACTGCCGCAACCCTGCGACTCGCGTGATCCCGAACGTCAGGCCCGGCGCTTCGCGAAGACACCCTCCGGGAACGCCCCGGCCTCGACCACCCGCCGGCTCAACCCGCGGCAAAGTTCCTCGAGCCGGGCCGTCCGCTCCTCGCCCAGGTGCTCCCACGGCCCCCGCGCGGCCGCCTCCGTCGCGACCTCGACGCGGTCGCGGAGCGCGGCCCCCTCGTCGGTCAGCCGGCTCTCGGCGTCGAGGAGACCGCGCTCGACGAGCCGGGCTTCGGCGGCCGCCCACTCTTCGTCGCTCCAGCCGCGGGTCAGCTTGGCCGTGGCGGTGAGGAAGCCGCGGCCGGTGGCCACGTGGGTGACCAGGGCTTCGACGCCGCTCAGGCCGTTGAGGACCAGAGCGGCGATGTGGCCGTCGCCGCGGTACTCGCGGATCAGGGT
Coding sequences within:
- a CDS encoding ATP-binding protein, encoding MFGRGDSRGKRGRDAHSGAWQPPEQVRASRNGSGGKTRRLTGEQAIPAYTPSIAVRSIDGHLVRTGFEVYAWYRLAPQRWSFRSDSQRRDLIAAIAGQYAELQGRWLHLRVTNRPYPIRMWAEAHVYNAHNRPQDVPGAMSFDDYLIGEQQQLMGRSMAEKEVYIGVQVQTRRMVDRAVERAAPVLRKILPEAVDAELSALDSEVEHLDQVIGSAGLEGRPVHAEEMSWLMHRSCSLGLPAPRNMPAVPGAAWEPEDLASFTDAADFYAEPYAPTVTVRGRTGSNAGVSRHLAVLTVGQMHGLQIPEVDDPWIQHADRLPAAVEVSARIYVRRPEEVAGELQRQMNKVRSQVKHYTDEHELEPPQSLSRQAGRVLEIDDEMTSGFTALATRVRSWWRLAVSGPTERDALRLAQQLLDLYKPKIAIEHPEAQYALAREFIPGEPLASAAYMRRGSVVWSASAVPTATAEVGDRRGILLGETCTATRRPVAWDPWMAQEIRDGSGLTAMVAGLGGGKSFLGGGIVYKTLRAGANWTILDPSGPLSRLCDLPELRPYARPINLLNAQPGILNPYRVVAEPLIEHFMDEDDPERSWRREKALAGATRRRLVLDVLTGVLPYEVSRMAQTRIVLLRAVRAVGGRFDADPGQVIDALRRDSSEHHEHAGVVADFLDEMRERMALLIPEADADPYSETRDDRLTVLTMAGLTLPKDGVPREYWTDAESLGVEMLNLAAWLTQRSVYEKPKEMRKGVWIDEAFFLSEVPTGRVLMNRFARDSRKWNVRVLLSSQIPADFLKIQGFVALLDSVFVGRLDDDDAQADALRLLKVPVGVGYEQVVAALGRRPGAQRSGLERDVEPRQFIFGDGAGGVERIRVDFSGPHLDHLRSVMDTTPGSKDAASPPRRPGNELALPPNGVPPEKPFVATPPEDDIELEQDFELAAELEVGLADENLLGAPDPLASETGEVEGGVQPSNGQQQHARTGGKGGTGRDAA